A genomic stretch from Theobroma cacao cultivar B97-61/B2 chromosome 4, Criollo_cocoa_genome_V2, whole genome shotgun sequence includes:
- the LOC18602162 gene encoding protein NSP-INTERACTING KINASE 1 has translation MISSSMAMTRREIAFCFMAFLWFWAPTNGLLSPKGVNYEVQSLMAIKAALHDPHGVLDNWDADAVDPCSWAMVTCSPESLVIGLGTPSQNLSGTLSPSIGNLTNLQIVLLQNNNITGPIPTELGKLSKIQTLDLSDNSFTGEIPTSLGNLRSLQYMRLNNNSLSGACPVSLANMTQLTFLDLSYNNLSGPVPRFAAKTFSIVGNPLICATGSEPECHGMTLMPMSMNLNSSQAGRPSGRSKGHKIAIAFGSSIGCVSLMVLILGLLLWWRQRRNEQIFFDVKDRHHEEVSLGNLRRFQFRELQIATHNFSSKNILGKGGFGNVYKGILQDGTIVAVKRLKDGNAAGGEIQFQTEVEMISLAVHRNLLRLYGFCITPTEKLLVYPYMSNGSVASRLKGKPVLDWGTRKRIALGAARGLLYLHEQCDPKIIHRDVKAANILLDDYCEAVVGDFGLAKLLDHQDSHVTTAVRGTVGHIAPEYLSTGQSSEKTDVFGFGILLLELITGQRALEFGKAANQKGAMLDWVRKIHQEKKLEGLVDKDLKSNYDRIELEEMVQVALLCTQYLPGHRPKMSEVVRMLEGDGLAERWEASQRAEATKCKPHEFSSSDRYSDLTDDSSLLVQAMELSGPR, from the exons ATGATTTCTAGCTCAATGGCAATGACAAGGAGAGAAattgctttttgttttatggCTTTCTTATGGTTTTGGGCTCCTACAAATGGATTACTTTCTCCCAAAGGTGTAAACTATGAAG TGCAATCTTTAATGGCTATTAAGGCAGCTCTACATGATCCTCATGGTGTACTTGATAATTGGGATGCGGATGCTGTTGATCCATGTAGCTGGGCAATGGTGACTTGCTCACCTGAAAGCCTGGTCATTGGCCT GGGCACTCCAAGCCAGAATTTATCTGGTACTTTATCTCCAAGCATAGGAAACTTAACAAATCTTCAGATTGT GCTCTTACAGAATAACAACATAACAGGACCAATTCCTACAGAGCTGGGGAAGCTCTCAAAGATTCAAACACTCGATCTTTCTGATAATTCCTTCACTGGGGAAATTCCGACCTCTTTAGGCAACCTAAGGAGCCTCCAATACAT GAGGCTAAACAACAACAGTCTCTCGGGAGCATGTCCTGTGTCCTTGGCCAACATGACCCAGCTTACCTTCCT TGACTTGTCCTACAATAATCTAAGTGGACCAGTACCCAGATTTGCTGCTAAAACATTCAG CATAGTGGGGAATCCTTTAATCTGCGCAACAGGGTCTGAACCAGAATGCCATGGGATGACACTGATGCCAATGTCCATGAACTTGAACAGCTCGCAAG CTGGCCGGCCTTCTGGCAGATCCAAAGGTCACAAAATAGCCATTGCGTTTGGCTCAAGCATCGGATGCGTGTCCCTGATGGTTCTTATACTAGGTCTCTTACTTTGGTGGAGACAAAGGCGGAATGAACAGATATTCTTTGATGTTAAAG ACCGACATCATGAGGAAGTTTCCCTTGGAAATTTGAGGAGGTTCCAGTTCAGAGAACTTCAGATTGCAACACATAACTTCAGCAGCAAGAATATACTAGGAAAGGGAGGTTTTGGGAATGTGTACAAGGGAATATTGCAAGATGGAACAATTGTAGCTGTTAAGAGGCTTAAAGATGGTAATGCTGCAGGAGGAGAGATACAGTTCCAGACTGAAGTTGAGATGATCAGCCTGGCAGTGCACCGAAACCTTCTGCGGCTTTATGGATTTTGTATAACACCCACAGAGAAACTTCTTGTTTACCCATATATGTCTAATGGCAGTGTTGCCTCTCGTCTCAAAG GAAAACCGGTATTGGACTGGGGCACCAGAAAGAGAATTGCTCTGGGAGCTGCCAGGGGATTACTATACCTTCATGAGCAGTGTGATCCAAAGATAATTCATAGGGATGTCAAAGCCGCAAATATATTGCTTGATGATTACTGTGAGGCTGTGGTGGGAGATTTTGGGTTAGCAAAGCTTTTGGATCACCAAGattcacatgtcacaacagCTGTGAGGGGCACTGTGGGACATATAGCTCCCGAATACCTCTCCACAGGCCAGTCTTCTGAAAAGACAGATGTCTTTGGGTTTGGAATTCTCCTCCTTGAATTAATCACAGGTCAAAGAGCGCTAGAATTTGGCAAGGCTGCTAACCAGAAAGGAGCAATGCTTGATTGG GTAAGGAAAATTCATCAGGAGAAGAAGCTTGAAGGGCTTGTCGACAAGGATCTTAAAAGCAACTATGATAGAATTGAGCTAGAGGAGATGGTTCAAGTAGCATTGCTATGCACACAATACCTTCCTGGCCATAGACCGAAAATGTCTGAAGTGGTTAGAATGCTTGAAGGTGACGGGCTGGCCGAAAGATGGGAAGCTTCCCAAAGAGCTGAAGCAACTAAGTGCAAGCCCCATGAGTTTTCCTCATCAGACCGATATTCTGATCTCACTGATGACTCTTCATTACTCGTTCAAGCCATGGAGCTCTCTGGCCCGAGGTGA
- the LOC18602163 gene encoding ADP-ribosylation factor-like protein 8B, translating into MGLWDSLLNWLRSLFFKQEMELSLVGLQNAGKTSLVNAIATGGYSEDMIPTVGFNMRKVTKGNVTIKLWDLGGQRRFRTMWERYCRGVSAIVYVVDAADRDGVPISRTELHDLLTKPSLSGIPLLVLGNKIDKSEALSKQALVDQLGLESVTDREVCCYMISCKDSVNIDVVIDWLIKHSRTAK; encoded by the exons ATGGGTTTGTGGGATTCCCTTCTCAATTGGCTCCGCAG CTTATTCTTTAAGCAGGAAATGGAGCTATCCCTTGTTGGTCTGCAGAATGCAGGAAAAACATCTCTTGTTAATGCCATTGCT ACAGGGGGCTATAGTGAAGACATGATTCCAACC GTTGGATTTAATATGAGAAAAGTTACAAAGGGTAATGTGACAATAAAACTGTGGGACCTTGGAGGGCAACGGAGGTTTCGTACCATGTGGGAACGCTACTGTCGTGGTGTCTCTGCTATTGT ATACGTAGTTGATGCTGCTGATAGAGACGGTGTTCCCATATCCCGAACTGAGTTACATGATCTCTTGACAAAACCTTCCTTAAGTGGAATTCCTTTACTTGTTCTAGGCAACAAAATTGATAAGTCAGAAGCTCTTTCAAAGCAAGCTTTGGTGGATCAACT AGGTCTCGAATCGGTCACTGATAGAGAGGTGTGCTGCTATATGATTTCATGCAAAGATTCTGTAAATATAGATGTTGTCATTGATTGGCTAATCAAGCACTCAAGAACTGCAAAATAA
- the LOC18602164 gene encoding uncharacterized protein LOC18602164 isoform X3 yields the protein MASYVTCPFLIEKRKRKEKGTSLLATTTAQLLLNSKPQQKDSAMERDFLGLKRKDSSGTLTEIASNNIFNDSVGGMQRWWSEDSSWSQFQPFGATQDDMPDTLASPVYAFDFTCNPLSTLPKRSFNSTTPWKFPFQEETIPTSKQFLGGFPFAERSATSSPTDPRNKSKQVEAADDRLTIVYDNKVHVFEDVSPNKAEAILRLARDEYYSFLTADDDRNQVVLPEQTTMDLLCWTSNALPQARKATLEHFLEKRKDRLTNGMFYKFMKTVLYSPELLR from the exons ATGGCGTCATATGTCACATGTCCATTTTTaattgagaaaagaaagagaaaagaaaaaggaacatCTCTACTGGCTACTACAACAGCACAACTCCTCCTGAATTCAAAACCCCAACAAA AGGACTCTGCAATGGAGAGAGATTTTCTGGGTTTGAAAAGGAAAGACTCATCCGGAACTCTTACAGAGATTGCCAGCAATAATATATTCAATGATTCGG TTGGCGGCATGCAACGGTGGTGGTCGGAAGACTCTTCTTGGTCCCAATTTCAGCCTTTCGGAGCTACTCAAGACGATATGCCAGACACCCTCGCTTCTCCGGTCTATGCTTTTGATTTTACTTGTAACCCTCTTTCTACTTTGCCTAAG AGGAGCTTCAATAGTACTACACCATGGAAATTCCCTTTTCAGGAAGAAACAATTCCGACCAGTAAGCAGTTTCTTGGAGGATTTCCATTTGCGGAACGGTCTGCGACATCAAGTCCAACTGACCCAAG GAACAAATCCAAGCAAGTCGAGGCAGCTGATGATCGGTTAACCATCGTTTACGATAATAAAGTCCATGTCTTTGAGGATGTTTCGCCCAATAAG GCTGAGGCCATACTGCGTTTGGCCAGAGATGAGTACTACTCATTCTTGACGGCTGACGATGATCGGAATCAAGTAGTACTGCCGGAGCAAACAACGATGGACCTTCTCTGCTGGACCAGCAATG CTCTGCCTCAGGCTCGCAAAGCAACCTTGGAACATTTTCTGGAGAAGCGCAAGGACCG ATTGACCAACGGTATGTTTTACAAGTTCATGAAGACGGTGCTTTATAGTCCCGAGTTGCTGAGATGA
- the LOC18602164 gene encoding protein TIFY 6A isoform X2: MASYVTCPFLIEKRKRKEKGTSLLATTTAQLLLNSKPQQKDSAMERDFLGLKRKDSSGTLTEIASNNIFNDSVGGMQRWWSEDSSWSQFQPFGATQDDMPDTLASPVYAFDFTCNPLSTLPKEETIPTSKQFLGGFPFAERSATSSPTDPRNKSKQVEAADDRLTIVYDNKVHVFEDVSPNKAEAILRLARDEYYSFLTADDDRNQVVLPEQTTMDLLCWTSNGNQHALDPPSIINSSAEFASHTYSAITLPQARKATLEHFLEKRKDRLTNGMFYKFMKTVLYSPELLR, from the exons ATGGCGTCATATGTCACATGTCCATTTTTaattgagaaaagaaagagaaaagaaaaaggaacatCTCTACTGGCTACTACAACAGCACAACTCCTCCTGAATTCAAAACCCCAACAAA AGGACTCTGCAATGGAGAGAGATTTTCTGGGTTTGAAAAGGAAAGACTCATCCGGAACTCTTACAGAGATTGCCAGCAATAATATATTCAATGATTCGG TTGGCGGCATGCAACGGTGGTGGTCGGAAGACTCTTCTTGGTCCCAATTTCAGCCTTTCGGAGCTACTCAAGACGATATGCCAGACACCCTCGCTTCTCCGGTCTATGCTTTTGATTTTACTTGTAACCCTCTTTCTACTTTGCCTAAG GAAGAAACAATTCCGACCAGTAAGCAGTTTCTTGGAGGATTTCCATTTGCGGAACGGTCTGCGACATCAAGTCCAACTGACCCAAG GAACAAATCCAAGCAAGTCGAGGCAGCTGATGATCGGTTAACCATCGTTTACGATAATAAAGTCCATGTCTTTGAGGATGTTTCGCCCAATAAG GCTGAGGCCATACTGCGTTTGGCCAGAGATGAGTACTACTCATTCTTGACGGCTGACGATGATCGGAATCAAGTAGTACTGCCGGAGCAAACAACGATGGACCTTCTCTGCTGGACCAGCAATGGTAACCAACATGCACTTGACCCTCCTTCAATCATCAATTCCTCAGCGGAATTCGCCTCGCACACTTATTCAGCAATAA CTCTGCCTCAGGCTCGCAAAGCAACCTTGGAACATTTTCTGGAGAAGCGCAAGGACCG ATTGACCAACGGTATGTTTTACAAGTTCATGAAGACGGTGCTTTATAGTCCCGAGTTGCTGAGATGA
- the LOC18602164 gene encoding uncharacterized protein LOC18602164 isoform X1, giving the protein MASYVTCPFLIEKRKRKEKGTSLLATTTAQLLLNSKPQQKDSAMERDFLGLKRKDSSGTLTEIASNNIFNDSVGGMQRWWSEDSSWSQFQPFGATQDDMPDTLASPVYAFDFTCNPLSTLPKRSFNSTTPWKFPFQEETIPTSKQFLGGFPFAERSATSSPTDPRNKSKQVEAADDRLTIVYDNKVHVFEDVSPNKAEAILRLARDEYYSFLTADDDRNQVVLPEQTTMDLLCWTSNGNQHALDPPSIINSSAEFASHTYSAITLPQARKATLEHFLEKRKDRLTNGMFYKFMKTVLYSPELLR; this is encoded by the exons ATGGCGTCATATGTCACATGTCCATTTTTaattgagaaaagaaagagaaaagaaaaaggaacatCTCTACTGGCTACTACAACAGCACAACTCCTCCTGAATTCAAAACCCCAACAAA AGGACTCTGCAATGGAGAGAGATTTTCTGGGTTTGAAAAGGAAAGACTCATCCGGAACTCTTACAGAGATTGCCAGCAATAATATATTCAATGATTCGG TTGGCGGCATGCAACGGTGGTGGTCGGAAGACTCTTCTTGGTCCCAATTTCAGCCTTTCGGAGCTACTCAAGACGATATGCCAGACACCCTCGCTTCTCCGGTCTATGCTTTTGATTTTACTTGTAACCCTCTTTCTACTTTGCCTAAG AGGAGCTTCAATAGTACTACACCATGGAAATTCCCTTTTCAGGAAGAAACAATTCCGACCAGTAAGCAGTTTCTTGGAGGATTTCCATTTGCGGAACGGTCTGCGACATCAAGTCCAACTGACCCAAG GAACAAATCCAAGCAAGTCGAGGCAGCTGATGATCGGTTAACCATCGTTTACGATAATAAAGTCCATGTCTTTGAGGATGTTTCGCCCAATAAG GCTGAGGCCATACTGCGTTTGGCCAGAGATGAGTACTACTCATTCTTGACGGCTGACGATGATCGGAATCAAGTAGTACTGCCGGAGCAAACAACGATGGACCTTCTCTGCTGGACCAGCAATGGTAACCAACATGCACTTGACCCTCCTTCAATCATCAATTCCTCAGCGGAATTCGCCTCGCACACTTATTCAGCAATAA CTCTGCCTCAGGCTCGCAAAGCAACCTTGGAACATTTTCTGGAGAAGCGCAAGGACCG ATTGACCAACGGTATGTTTTACAAGTTCATGAAGACGGTGCTTTATAGTCCCGAGTTGCTGAGATGA
- the LOC18602164 gene encoding protein TIFY 10b isoform X4, whose product MERDFLGLKRKDSSGTLTEIASNNIFNDSVGGMQRWWSEDSSWSQFQPFGATQDDMPDTLASPVYAFDFTCNPLSTLPKRSFNSTTPWKFPFQEETIPTSKQFLGGFPFAERSATSSPTDPRNKSKQVEAADDRLTIVYDNKVHVFEDVSPNKAEAILRLARDEYYSFLTADDDRNQVVLPEQTTMDLLCWTSNGNQHALDPPSIINSSAEFASHTYSAITLPQARKATLEHFLEKRKDRLTNGMFYKFMKTVLYSPELLR is encoded by the exons ATGGAGAGAGATTTTCTGGGTTTGAAAAGGAAAGACTCATCCGGAACTCTTACAGAGATTGCCAGCAATAATATATTCAATGATTCGG TTGGCGGCATGCAACGGTGGTGGTCGGAAGACTCTTCTTGGTCCCAATTTCAGCCTTTCGGAGCTACTCAAGACGATATGCCAGACACCCTCGCTTCTCCGGTCTATGCTTTTGATTTTACTTGTAACCCTCTTTCTACTTTGCCTAAG AGGAGCTTCAATAGTACTACACCATGGAAATTCCCTTTTCAGGAAGAAACAATTCCGACCAGTAAGCAGTTTCTTGGAGGATTTCCATTTGCGGAACGGTCTGCGACATCAAGTCCAACTGACCCAAG GAACAAATCCAAGCAAGTCGAGGCAGCTGATGATCGGTTAACCATCGTTTACGATAATAAAGTCCATGTCTTTGAGGATGTTTCGCCCAATAAG GCTGAGGCCATACTGCGTTTGGCCAGAGATGAGTACTACTCATTCTTGACGGCTGACGATGATCGGAATCAAGTAGTACTGCCGGAGCAAACAACGATGGACCTTCTCTGCTGGACCAGCAATGGTAACCAACATGCACTTGACCCTCCTTCAATCATCAATTCCTCAGCGGAATTCGCCTCGCACACTTATTCAGCAATAA CTCTGCCTCAGGCTCGCAAAGCAACCTTGGAACATTTTCTGGAGAAGCGCAAGGACCG ATTGACCAACGGTATGTTTTACAAGTTCATGAAGACGGTGCTTTATAGTCCCGAGTTGCTGAGATGA
- the LOC18602164 gene encoding protein TIFY 6A isoform X5, giving the protein MERDFLGLKRKDSSGTLTEIASNNIFNDSVGGMQRWWSEDSSWSQFQPFGATQDDMPDTLASPVYAFDFTCNPLSTLPKEETIPTSKQFLGGFPFAERSATSSPTDPRNKSKQVEAADDRLTIVYDNKVHVFEDVSPNKAEAILRLARDEYYSFLTADDDRNQVVLPEQTTMDLLCWTSNGNQHALDPPSIINSSAEFASHTYSAITLPQARKATLEHFLEKRKDRLTNGMFYKFMKTVLYSPELLR; this is encoded by the exons ATGGAGAGAGATTTTCTGGGTTTGAAAAGGAAAGACTCATCCGGAACTCTTACAGAGATTGCCAGCAATAATATATTCAATGATTCGG TTGGCGGCATGCAACGGTGGTGGTCGGAAGACTCTTCTTGGTCCCAATTTCAGCCTTTCGGAGCTACTCAAGACGATATGCCAGACACCCTCGCTTCTCCGGTCTATGCTTTTGATTTTACTTGTAACCCTCTTTCTACTTTGCCTAAG GAAGAAACAATTCCGACCAGTAAGCAGTTTCTTGGAGGATTTCCATTTGCGGAACGGTCTGCGACATCAAGTCCAACTGACCCAAG GAACAAATCCAAGCAAGTCGAGGCAGCTGATGATCGGTTAACCATCGTTTACGATAATAAAGTCCATGTCTTTGAGGATGTTTCGCCCAATAAG GCTGAGGCCATACTGCGTTTGGCCAGAGATGAGTACTACTCATTCTTGACGGCTGACGATGATCGGAATCAAGTAGTACTGCCGGAGCAAACAACGATGGACCTTCTCTGCTGGACCAGCAATGGTAACCAACATGCACTTGACCCTCCTTCAATCATCAATTCCTCAGCGGAATTCGCCTCGCACACTTATTCAGCAATAA CTCTGCCTCAGGCTCGCAAAGCAACCTTGGAACATTTTCTGGAGAAGCGCAAGGACCG ATTGACCAACGGTATGTTTTACAAGTTCATGAAGACGGTGCTTTATAGTCCCGAGTTGCTGAGATGA